The Gloeomargarita lithophora Alchichica-D10 genomic sequence TACCCCCAAGCCCTCGCCGCCGGAGCCACCATGATCCGCCTCGGTCGGGGTCTATTTGGGGAACGCCCCCTGCCTTAAGGTTTTGTGTTTTAGATAACGCACTCTCCCCTAAGCCTGCGCTAAAATAAAAAATCACCATTTTTACTGCGTATCCCCCATGACAACTCCCAGCTATTCCTGTATCCTGCCGCACCCAAATATCCCCGCCAAGGCCAACCCAGTGACCTTGGGCACCCCCAACTCAGGGCAACCACACCTTAAAAAAACATGAAAATCACCGCCCCGTTTTGCCCCCATATCAGTATAATTACTTAGTCGAATACATAAAGAAGGGTTCTGTCTCTGCCCCTAAAATTTGGAAATTTTGCCGGGATGTGTTGAATTTTGTTAAAAAAACGGTTACTGTTCAGGTATCATCAGTTTTATTGAAGTACATTGGTAGGCTAATACCCAGACAATCACCTTCTGTGGTTACGGGTAAACATTCGGTGGATAACCGGATTTGCCCCTTGACCAACCCCAAGCCCCCTCCTCGACACCTGTTATGTTCTCTACAGTTGATGTGCTAAATGTTTGCTAACCCCCTTATGCCTGTGACAGGAGCCTATACCCCATGCAATTATTAAAGAGACTCCGGGACTTGGTGAGCCTTGGTGAACCGGTGGAGTATGATTATGACCCTGGTCAACACCAAACACCTGTGCCCCCAATGTCCAGTGCCCCGGATTACCGCGACCCTCCCCGGCGGCGGGAACGGACACCGTTGGCTACCCCTTCTGAACCCTCTACCCCCCGTAATGTGATGAACAACGTGATCGGTTTGCCCACTGCCCATCCCAACTCGTTTGAAGTCATGGTGATGGAACCCCGTTCCTTTGAGGAGATGCCCCAGGCGATCCAAGCCCTGCGGGAGCGCAAGTCGGTGGTATTGAATGTGACGTTGATGGAGCCGGATTTGGCGCAACGGGCGGTGGATTTTGTGGCGGGGGGCACCTATGCCATAGATGGTCACCAGGAGCGGTTGGGGGAAAGCATTTTTCTTTTTACCCCCAACGGGGTGCAGGTGAGTACCCGTACCTCGGCACCCAATTCCGCCCCGGCGGAAGCCTCTAGTTCCCTGCGGAACACACCGCCGATTTGGACACCGGAGGCCATGCCTGCCTATCTGGCGCAGTAATTGGTTAATCCATGACCTATCGTTTGGGAGTAATTGGCGGGGGGCGCATGGGGTCAGCCCTGGTTGCGGGTTTATTGGCGGAAAAAATTTACACTCCCGCCGAAATCATCATCAGCCATCCCCGTCCCGAACGGCGGCAATTTTGGGCAGATACCTACGGGGTGGGGGTAAGCGGGGACAATCCAACGGCGGCGGCGGCGAGCCAGGTGGTACTGGTGGCGGTCAAACCCCAGCAATTTGCCCAGGTGGGGCTAGATTTACAGGGGAGTAATCCTGGGGCAGTTTATATTTCCGTCCTGGCGGGGACAACGTTGGCGACTTTAGAAACCGCCGTACCGGGACGACCCTGGGTGCGAGCCATGCCCAATACGCCAGTGCAGGTGCGCTCCGGGATGACCGCCTTGGCCTGGGGTGGTCAGGTTAGCGAACCGCAACAGCAATGGGCGGTGCAATTATTTAAGGCGGTGGGGCAGGTGGTGTGCGTCCCAGAAACCTATCTGAATGGGGTAACGGCCTTAGCGGGTTCCGGGCCGGGGTATGTGGCCCTGCTGGTGGAAGCACTGATTGATGGGGGGGTGCTGGTGGGACTACCGAGGGCATTGGCGACCCAGTTGGCGTTGCAAACGATTTTGGGAACGGCGCAGTTATTACAACAGCAGTCG encodes the following:
- a CDS encoding cell division protein SepF — encoded protein: MQLLKRLRDLVSLGEPVEYDYDPGQHQTPVPPMSSAPDYRDPPRRRERTPLATPSEPSTPRNVMNNVIGLPTAHPNSFEVMVMEPRSFEEMPQAIQALRERKSVVLNVTLMEPDLAQRAVDFVAGGTYAIDGHQERLGESIFLFTPNGVQVSTRTSAPNSAPAEASSSLRNTPPIWTPEAMPAYLAQ
- the proC gene encoding pyrroline-5-carboxylate reductase; translated protein: MTYRLGVIGGGRMGSALVAGLLAEKIYTPAEIIISHPRPERRQFWADTYGVGVSGDNPTAAAASQVVLVAVKPQQFAQVGLDLQGSNPGAVYISVLAGTTLATLETAVPGRPWVRAMPNTPVQVRSGMTALAWGGQVSEPQQQWAVQLFKAVGQVVCVPETYLNGVTALAGSGPGYVALLVEALIDGGVLVGLPRALATQLALQTILGTAQLLQQQSLSPAELKAQVMSPGGTTSAGLLCLERQGVRGALMQAVQSAYQRAQTLG